TCTCAATGCGAGTAATAATATTTTCGATTTCAGCAACCTTAGCTTCGTAATTCCATGCTGCTACTGCATCAGAATTAGAAGCACTATTACGTTTAATCATTCAACTCTCTGCGGTTTTTTGATCTTTTAGTTCTTGAACTTTTACTTTAACTTCTCCCTGCCCCAACTGAATAACTAAATCATCCCCAACAGCTAACTCCGCAGCCGAACGAGCGATCGCACCATTTTCCTGTCTAACTACAGCATACCCGCGTTGCAACACAGCTTTCGGGTCAAGCGTGACTAACTTTTGCCGTAACATTTCTAAATGTTGACTGGCTTGCTGCGATCGCCTTTTGGTTGCTGTTATAAGTTGCTGGCGTTTCCAAGTTAGCTTTTGCGTTTCTTGTTGTACTTGCCGATCTAAGCGTATACGCCGCAATCGGTTTTGCAAAGCTTGCAGTTGCTTTTCGGCATTTCTCCTAACTTCATATACTGCATCATACAAAGCATCTATTCGTTGGCGATGCTCAGTATATAATTGCGCAAGCGCTGGTACAACCATCTCTGCCGCAGCTGTGGGAGTATGCACACATGCATCGGCTACTAAATCTGCTAAAGATTCATCTCTTTGATGACCGATACCAGTAATTACAGGTATTGAACAATTAGCAAGCGATCGCACGACTCGTTCATCATTAAAACAAGCCAATTCCTCAACCGCGCCACCTCCCCGCGATAAAATTATTACCTCGGCGCGACTATC
The genomic region above belongs to Calothrix sp. NIES-2098 and contains:
- a CDS encoding exodeoxyribonuclease VII large subunit, whose product is MTFDFANSLIPDTALSVTGLTDYIRLLLEQDEQLRQVWVTGEVSSANHHRSGLFFTLQDPDGTAGIKCVAWNSQLAKLAQLPIPGEQLIILGSLRVYPQRGEYQLSVWQALPAGVGLQALRYQQLKKRLLAEGLFDPERKRSLPAHPQTIAVITSPTAAAWGDIQRTLKQRYPGLRVLFSPATVQGEQAPESIVKAIERVERDSRAEVIILSRGGGAVEELACFNDERVVRSLANCSIPVITGIGHQRDESLADLVADACVHTPTAAAEMVVPALAQLYTEHRQRIDALYDAVYEVRRNAEKQLQALQNRLRRIRLDRQVQQETQKLTWKRQQLITATKRRSQQASQHLEMLRQKLVTLDPKAVLQRGYAVVRQENGAIARSAAELAVGDDLVIQLGQGEVKVKVQELKDQKTAES